A single window of Nicotiana sylvestris chromosome 5, ASM39365v2, whole genome shotgun sequence DNA harbors:
- the LOC138869248 gene encoding uncharacterized protein, producing MATPCMLVYGTEAIIPAEVEIPSLRIIQEAELNNAEWISSHYEQLALIDGKRMNAVCHGQLNQNRMSIAFNKRVKPRQFSPGQLVLKKIFLHQDEAKRKLSPNWDWARGTSSSQRDMAGGDDVAIVGGRVDEEGNDADGI from the exons atGGCAACGCCTtgcatgttggtttatggtactgaggctatcatcccagccgaggtagagattccttctttaagaatcatacaggaagcggAACTCAACAATGCAGAGTGGATAAGTAgtcactatgaacaattggcccttatcgatggaaagaggatgaacgcagtgtgtcatggccaacttaatcagaacagaatgtccatagctttcaacaaaagggtcaaaccaaggcaattttcACCAGGTCAGTTGGTGCTAAAGAAGATCTTTCtacaccaagatgaagccaaaaggaaattgtctcccaactg GGACTGGGCAAGGGGAACATCCTCTTCTCAGAGAGATATGGCTGGTGGAGATGATGTAGCAATTGTTGGTGGAAGAGTTGATGAAGAAGGAAATGATGCTGATGGCATTTAA